The genomic DNA ATGTAATCACCACGTGATCGTGTTTGGTAGTACAACAGTTACGACTACGAAACATACATTGATAGCAAATATTATGGATTGTCCTGAATCAAAGGCTATCCAATAATCGCTAGCCAAGAATCATCATCACATCAACAACAGAGGTATCATAGTCATACAATCAAGGAAAGCAATCCAGCTGTACACCACGCAAAGCTATGCTCCATCACCGTCAATAAGATACTCCTAAGAAAGCAAACGCCGAAGAATTAAACGTATGTACTTGGTCGTGCATGACCAAAGCCGTTAGGTAGGTTTCCGGTGCCGGCGGAAAGACCATTAACGTGCGGAGATTCTAGAACATGATGCCCATTAGGCTGCGGCTTGGGTACTGGCTCTTCGGCCGAGGGCTCCTTGTCGATATGCATCTGGAGAAACTGGATGTCAAGTCCGTGCAGGTGCGGAATATGAGGAACGAGGTCCATGAAGTCGGAAAGCTAGAGAATGTTAGCATCCAACACCCAAAAAGTCACGAAAAAAGGGGAGGAAATCTTACCTTAACCCAGAATACATGTTCCATTTCGAAGTACTTTGGTCTTGTCGCGCAATCCTTCTGCATGACCTGTCCCATGGAGCCAGCTAGCTCGGTGTCATCCGCTGGAACCAGCATTCGTCGCGTGACACGCCAGAGGTTGCCCTTTTGGGTCGGAGTCACGATGCGTTTCTCCCAGCTGACGTATTGAGAAAGCTGAAGGTCGTTCGTAGCCAGCAAAGGGGCGACCAGATAATTCGGAATCCATTTCTCGTTCGCCACGTCGGCCTCGCAGTTGGGATCAAGCTGCTTCGTTTGTGCTGTCACCAAGGGCATAAACCGCTTTAGCCAAGCATGGCTCTTCGCCCGGGGATCATTGGACCCGACCAGATCAGCTGCAACCCGAAGCCTGTTGGGAAGAGCGTCTCGACGCCGTTGTTCCTGTTCCTCTTGTTCTCTGCGCAGTTTAACCATACGCAGTCGTTCATGTTCGAGTCgtttttggcgatcatcttCCGCTTGTTTGAGCCGTCGGTGCTCGGCCTCTTTCCGTTTACGATCCTCTTCGGCCTTCTCCTGGACAAGGAAAGCAGCGCGttcatcttcttccactCTGGCTTGATGAGCCTGTTCCGCTTCGGCAGCACGTCGCTTTTCAGTTGCAACACgctcttcttcagctttGATCTTCTCTGCCTGACGACGTTCGTCTTCCGCTTTGGCTTCGGTCTTCCTTAGCTTGCTGACTGAGTCCTCCATGGGAATTTCCTCCAAGTCACGAACGTCACGCCTGTCTCGTTCTTCTTTTACAACATTGCTGGATATTCTAGGGACGGCAACGCCCTTTTGCGAGGCTAGGCCTAGTTTTTGGGATGCAGCACGTCCATGTTCACGAGGCAGATCATCATCCTTATCCTCGATACTCCTTGGAGGAGCATGAGACTTGGATACATCCGCTGGGACATCATGGCTTCTCTTAACGGCTCCGTTACTGACATTTGGCGCACCATCTTCTGATAGAACGCgtcgctttttcttttgcgtTTCGGGATAATGGATTTCAACGTCTGTGGTATCTCGGGATCGTGGAGGGCTTTCGCTGGAGCGAATACGCTTCAATGTCGGACCTCGCTTAGACAGCACAGCTTCAGAAGGCTTTGTGCCTTCCGGCCCAGAAGACACAGAATCCGATGAAAGAACGCTGAGGCGTCTCTGGGGTGGTCGTCCGGGGATAAGTCGTCTCCTTTTCGGCTGCTCGTCTCCACGGGATGTAGTTCCAGATTCACCGTCcgtggttgatgatgttcgTGGTTTCCGTCTGGGTGACTCTAACCGTCCATCGGTCTCGTTGTCGCTGCTATCTCTCCGAGGAGCCTTGGAACGAGCCGCTAACGATTTTTCTTTGGGATGAGCAACACCATCCCGTCGCTTTTCCTTGAGAGCAGAATCCCGGCGAGTTGGACTTCCGGCTAGTCTCTTGGGTCGAGGAATGGGGGAACGTGATTCCCTGCGCGTAGGTCGCTTATTCTCTTTCCGCCGTGGCGACGAAAGGTCAGGTTTGCGTGACTTTCTTCTAGAGTATTCATCATAAGCGTCCCTCAAGAGCTCATACTCATCCTCCCAATTTTCCCCCTTGCGTTCTCGAGAAAGGTCAAAGTAGGTGCAGTCGCGAAAAAGGCGACGTGTTGGGTTGAAACCTGGCTGATCAAGAAGAAGCTTAATGACTTCCAAGTTACCACGCCCGATTGCAGCAAGCATTGGAGTGTTGTATCCTGATTTTTGACCGGATGAGGTGACAGGGTTTGGGTCAGGGTCTGCAAATCCCATTCCCAACATTAAAGACAATACTTCATCGTGGCCACCCTTCGCGGCCGCAATCATTGACTCTGGATCCGCCTTCTGTCCTACATTGAGAATAGTAACGACTCCAGCCATGTCACCTTTCGCAGCAAACGCTTGGAGATTTTCAGAAGTCGGTTTTGTCCACAACAAGTCGTTTCGAGTCGCTTCGCTGCGAACAGTCCTCCGTTTAGTAGTGGAATGGCCGCTGAAGAGCGGAGGGCTCCGTCCTCCATGCACCGGTGGAGAGTCTCGAGGACTGGTGGCAGAAGGACGCTGCGATGGAGGATCCTTGCGTTCTTCCGACCGTCGGGCAGTTCGTGGTGTGGCTTTGGCATCTGCGATAACACGACGGATCTCATCGTACTCATCACAATCCGACGGAACAAGCTCATATGGCTCATCGCCTTCCGCGTTTACCGTACGGGGGTTCGCTCCGGCATCCAAGAGAAGTTTGACCACATCCAAATGTCCATTCTCCACGGCATCAATCAACGGGGTATCCTTGTCGATATTCTTCGTGTCGATTTCACAACCCACGCTAAGAAGGAATTCCACAATTGGTGCGCAACCTTCTAGAGCAGCAATCTGGAGCGGGGTGTTGCCTGCATTGTCTGCCACATTAAGATCCTCGGGGCGTTCTGCGTGTCGAGCGATTGCCGTTTCCAACTCCGACGCTGCGCAAGCACGTGCCAGTCGTGTTCTGCCATTTTGATCACGCTGCTTCTTCGGGCCCAGGGTCCTTGCGGGGGATGCTGAGGTGCCATCAAGCGAGGTAAGCTTCCGGATATGAGCACTGGGCATGGGGGAACCACTGGTAGAAGAAGAGACTGATTGCCGGTCCTCTGAGCCTTGCCTCGAAAAACCAGTCAGTGGGGTGGGtgccttcctcttcttggaTGCCTCGCTCAGTTGAGGGCCAGAGACTGTCCGTTTATGAGAAGGGCGCACGGGCGAAACCGATCGGCCATTTGATGCTGGAGGGGGTAAGGAAATCCCATGAAGATCCC from Aspergillus chevalieri M1 DNA, chromosome 1, nearly complete sequence includes the following:
- the HOS4 gene encoding putative histone deacetylase complex subunit (Hos4) (COG:S;~EggNog:ENOG410PM1H;~InterPro:IPR002110,IPR020683,IPR036770;~PFAM:PF12796,PF00023,PF13637;~go_function: GO:0005515 - protein binding [Evidence IEA]) yields the protein MSDVDTISSLPAALDAGQSALANNVNNHQSPSGSSFPKEANPQLFQPKDSDVAPKSKVDSTDEANQPLSPKADSEAETIIQSGRESVSPEKRRKYIKHDPKRHDEGNDKLEEPEEGELPPNDLQVRKRKRLGDDAHDVRDFDPRRSRSPARSPRVAREVSPSVVKTEKPEDFPSLRASREDSVPRSEKPRISRKRSFSESVDGDSARHNRSAARDLHGISLPPPASNGRSVSPVRPSHKRTVSGPQLSEASKKRKAPTPLTGFSRQGSEDRQSVSSSTSGSPMPSAHIRKLTSLDGTSASPARTLGPKKQRDQNGRTRLARACAASELETAIARHAERPEDLNVADNAGNTPLQIAALEGCAPIVEFLLSVGCEIDTKNIDKDTPLIDAVENGHLDVVKLLLDAGANPRTVNAEGDEPYELVPSDCDEYDEIRRVIADAKATPRTARRSEERKDPPSQRPSATSPRDSPPVHGGRSPPLFSGHSTTKRRTVRSEATRNDLLWTKPTSENLQAFAAKGDMAGVVTILNVGQKADPESMIAAAKGGHDEVLSLMLGMGFADPDPNPVTSSGQKSGYNTPMLAAIGRGNLEVIKLLLDQPGFNPTRRLFRDCTYFDLSRERKGENWEDEYELLRDAYDEYSRRKSRKPDLSSPRRKENKRPTRRESRSPIPRPKRLAGSPTRRDSALKEKRRDGVAHPKEKSLAARSKAPRRDSSDNETDGRLESPRRKPRTSSTTDGESGTTSRGDEQPKRRRLIPGRPPQRRLSVLSSDSVSSGPEGTKPSEAVLSKRGPTLKRIRSSESPPRSRDTTDVEIHYPETQKKKRRVLSEDGAPNVSNGAVKRSHDVPADVSKSHAPPRSIEDKDDDLPREHGRAASQKLGLASQKGVAVPRISSNVVKEERDRRDVRDLEEIPMEDSVSKLRKTEAKAEDERRQAEKIKAEEERVATEKRRAAEAEQAHQARVEEDERAAFLVQEKAEEDRKRKEAEHRRLKQAEDDRQKRLEHERLRMVKLRREQEEQEQRRRDALPNRLRVAADLVGSNDPRAKSHAWLKRFMPLVTAQTKQLDPNCEADVANEKWIPNYLVAPLLATNDLQLSQYVSWEKRIVTPTQKGNLWRVTRRMLVPADDTELAGSMGQVMQKDCATRPKYFEMEHVFWVKLSDFMDLVPHIPHLHGLDIQFLQMHIDKEPSAEEPVPKPQPNGHHVLESPHVNGLSAGTGNLPNGFGHARPSTYV